A single Acidaminococcus sp. DNA region contains:
- the rplE gene encoding 50S ribosomal protein L5: MATRLQEKYTSEAVKGLMEKFNYKNVNEIPKLEKVVINIGCGDAVTNSKAIDSAVEDLTVISGQKPLITKAKKSIAAFKLREGMPIGVKVTLRGTRMYEFLDKFMNLALPRVRDFRGVNPQSFDGRGNYAIGLKEQLIFPEIDYDKVEKVRGMDVIIVTTAKTDEEARELLRLLGMPFSA, translated from the coding sequence ATGGCAACTAGACTGCAAGAAAAATATACTTCCGAAGCCGTTAAAGGCTTGATGGAAAAGTTCAATTATAAAAACGTCAACGAAATTCCTAAACTGGAAAAAGTCGTTATCAATATCGGCTGCGGTGATGCCGTAACCAACAGCAAGGCAATTGACTCCGCTGTAGAAGACCTGACCGTTATTTCCGGTCAGAAGCCCCTCATCACCAAGGCTAAGAAGTCCATCGCAGCATTCAAACTCCGTGAAGGTATGCCGATCGGCGTAAAGGTTACGCTCCGCGGCACCCGGATGTATGAATTCCTGGACAAGTTCATGAACCTTGCCCTGCCCCGCGTACGTGACTTCAGAGGTGTCAACCCTCAGTCCTTCGATGGCCGCGGCAACTATGCCATTGGTCTGAAGGAACAGTTGATTTTCCCTGAAATCGACTATGATAAAGTTGAGAAAGTCCGCGGTATGGACGTCATCATCGTCACGACTGCCAAGACCGACGAAGAAGCCAGAGAACTGCTGAGACTTCTTGGCATGCCGTTCAGCGCATAA
- the rplX gene encoding 50S ribosomal protein L24: MAEAIKLHVRKGDTVVVLAGKDKGKQGKVVAAFPKKSRVTVEGVNVVKRHTKPSQKNPQGGIVEKEAPIASSNVMIICPACKKPTRIKKVAVGDGFARACKKCGEVIDK, translated from the coding sequence ATGGCAGAAGCAATTAAATTGCACGTTAGAAAAGGCGATACCGTTGTGGTATTGGCTGGTAAAGATAAAGGCAAGCAGGGCAAAGTAGTCGCTGCTTTCCCGAAGAAGAGCAGAGTTACCGTAGAAGGTGTCAACGTGGTAAAGCGCCACACGAAACCTTCTCAGAAGAATCCGCAGGGCGGTATCGTTGAGAAAGAAGCTCCGATTGCTTCCTCCAACGTAATGATCATTTGCCCGGCCTGCAAGAAACCGACCCGTATTAAGAAAGTTGCAGTAGGTGACGGTTTTGCCAGAGCCTGCAAGAAGTGCGGCGAAGTTATCGACAAATAA
- the rplN gene encoding 50S ribosomal protein L14 — MIQQQTVLNVGDNTGAKKIMCIRVLGGSYRRYANIGDVIVASVKDATPGGVVQKGEVVKAVVVRSTKGTRRPDGSYIRFDENAAVLIKDDKSPRGTRIFGPVARELRDRDYMKIISLAPEVL, encoded by the coding sequence ATGATTCAACAACAGACGGTGCTGAATGTTGGCGACAATACCGGTGCCAAGAAGATTATGTGTATCCGTGTGTTAGGCGGTTCCTATCGCAGATACGCTAATATCGGTGATGTAATTGTAGCTAGTGTTAAGGATGCAACACCCGGTGGCGTTGTCCAAAAGGGTGAAGTCGTAAAGGCCGTTGTGGTACGCTCCACGAAGGGTACCCGCCGTCCGGATGGCTCCTACATCCGTTTCGATGAAAACGCAGCTGTTCTGATTAAAGACGACAAGAGCCCTCGGGGCACTCGTATTTTTGGGCCGGTTGCCCGGGAACTTCGTGACAGAGATTACATGAAGATTATTTCCCTGGCTCCGGAAGTGCTCTGA
- the rpsQ gene encoding 30S ribosomal protein S17 codes for MQKTVVVAIERLVQHPLYKKGVMHTIKLKAHDENNDAHIGDVVKIEQTRPLSKDKCWRVVEIVERAK; via the coding sequence ATGCAGAAGACCGTTGTGGTCGCCATTGAACGTCTGGTTCAGCATCCTCTTTACAAAAAAGGCGTAATGCATACGATTAAATTAAAGGCTCATGACGAAAACAATGACGCACATATCGGTGATGTCGTTAAGATTGAACAAACCCGTCCTTTGTCCAAGGATAAATGCTGGCGCGTTGTTGAGATCGTTGAGCGTGCAAAATAA
- the rpmC gene encoding 50S ribosomal protein L29, with the protein MKTKDIREMSGTDLDAKLAGLKDELFNLRFQMATGQLENPMKIREVKKSIAQIKTVQREREINS; encoded by the coding sequence ATGAAAACTAAAGATATCAGAGAAATGTCTGGCACTGACTTGGATGCTAAGTTAGCCGGCCTGAAAGACGAACTTTTTAACCTGCGTTTTCAAATGGCAACGGGACAACTGGAAAACCCGATGAAGATTAGGGAAGTAAAGAAGTCCATTGCCCAGATCAAAACCGTTCAACGGGAACGCGAGATTAACTCCTGA
- the rplP gene encoding 50S ribosomal protein L16: MLLPKRVLHRKQHRGRMKGRAMRGNRVAHGEYGLVALEPAWITNRQIEAARIAMTRYIKRGGQVWIQIFPDKPVTAKAAGSRMGSGKGSPEYWVSVVKPGRVMFEMAGVTEEIAREAMRLAGNKLPIKSRFVTKEQLDAEVTARENGVGGEA; this comes from the coding sequence ATGTTATTACCGAAGAGAGTACTTCATCGTAAACAACATAGAGGCCGCATGAAAGGCCGTGCAATGCGTGGCAACAGAGTTGCTCATGGCGAGTATGGTCTGGTAGCCCTGGAACCCGCCTGGATTACCAACCGTCAGATCGAAGCTGCTCGTATTGCAATGACCCGTTACATCAAACGTGGCGGTCAAGTTTGGATTCAAATTTTCCCTGACAAGCCGGTAACCGCTAAAGCTGCTGGCAGCCGTATGGGTAGTGGTAAAGGTTCTCCTGAGTACTGGGTATCCGTTGTAAAGCCGGGCCGCGTTATGTTCGAAATGGCCGGTGTAACGGAAGAAATCGCTCGCGAAGCTATGCGTCTTGCCGGCAATAAGCTGCCGATCAAGAGCCGTTTCGTGACGAAGGAACAGCTGGATGCCGAAGTCACCGCGCGTGAAAATGGAGTAGGTGGTGAAGCTTAA
- the rpsC gene encoding 30S ribosomal protein S3, giving the protein MGQKVNPHGFRVGVIDDWDSKWYADKDYQKYLLEDIKIRDFIKDKQFQAGISRVAIERTESKMRISIYTAKPGIVIGRQGSNIELLKKDLAKLTDSKLDINIIEVKSPDLDATLVAENVASQLERRIAFRRAMKQCVGRTMRLGAKGIKITCSGRLGGAEIARSESYRDGSIPLHTLRADIDYGTAEAHTTYGRIGVKVWIYKGEILPTKVAAKKEAPEAKEGGAK; this is encoded by the coding sequence GTGGGTCAGAAAGTTAATCCACATGGTTTCAGAGTTGGCGTTATCGATGATTGGGATTCCAAATGGTACGCTGACAAAGACTATCAAAAGTATCTTTTAGAAGATATTAAAATCCGTGATTTTATTAAAGATAAACAGTTCCAGGCTGGCATTTCCCGTGTAGCCATTGAAAGAACTGAATCCAAGATGCGCATTTCCATCTATACCGCTAAACCCGGTATTGTCATCGGCCGTCAGGGCAGCAACATTGAACTGCTGAAAAAAGACCTGGCTAAGCTGACCGACAGCAAGCTGGATATCAACATCATTGAAGTGAAGTCCCCGGATCTGGATGCTACGCTCGTTGCTGAAAACGTTGCTTCCCAGCTGGAACGCCGTATCGCTTTCCGCCGTGCTATGAAGCAGTGCGTAGGTCGCACGATGCGTCTGGGTGCCAAGGGTATCAAGATTACCTGCTCCGGCCGTCTGGGCGGTGCTGAAATTGCCCGCAGCGAAAGCTATCGTGATGGTTCCATTCCTCTGCATACGCTGCGTGCCGATATCGATTATGGTACGGCAGAAGCTCATACCACTTACGGCCGCATCGGCGTAAAGGTATGGATCTACAAGGGAGAAATCCTGCCGACGAAAGTCGCTGCAAAAAAAGAAGCTCCTGAAGCAAAAGAAGGAGGGGCGAAATAA
- the rplV gene encoding 50S ribosomal protein L22 encodes MEEAKAVAKYIRIAPRKLRIVINLIRGKSVNEAFAILKYTPKVGSEVIEKVLRSAVANAEHNFNMNVDNLVVSNAFVDQGPTLKRIHPRSRGQAFKILKRSSHVTVAVAEK; translated from the coding sequence ATGGAAGAAGCAAAAGCAGTTGCTAAATATATCCGCATCGCTCCTCGGAAGCTGCGTATCGTCATCAACCTGATCCGCGGCAAATCCGTGAATGAAGCATTCGCAATCCTCAAGTATACCCCGAAAGTTGGTTCTGAAGTGATTGAGAAGGTTCTTCGCTCTGCTGTAGCAAACGCGGAACATAACTTTAATATGAATGTTGACAATCTGGTGGTGTCCAATGCATTTGTGGACCAGGGTCCTACCTTGAAGAGAATTCATCCACGTTCCCGTGGACAGGCATTCAAGATCCTGAAACGCTCCAGCCATGTGACTGTAGCTGTCGCCGAAAAATAA
- the rpsS gene encoding 30S ribosomal protein S19, protein MSRSVKKGPYVQESLKKKIDALNAAGEKKVVKTWSRSSTILPEFLGHTIAVHDGRKHVPVYVTEDMVGHKLGEFAPTRLFKGHGDKAAAVAAAAGAAPAAPAAGK, encoded by the coding sequence GTGTCGAGATCTGTTAAAAAAGGACCGTACGTCCAAGAAAGTCTTAAAAAGAAAATTGATGCTCTTAATGCTGCCGGCGAAAAGAAAGTCGTTAAGACCTGGAGCCGCAGTTCTACAATTCTCCCTGAATTCCTGGGTCATACCATTGCCGTACATGACGGCCGCAAACACGTGCCTGTGTATGTTACGGAAGATATGGTCGGCCACAAGCTCGGTGAATTTGCCCCGACCCGTCTTTTCAAGGGTCATGGTGACAAGGCCGCTGCTGTGGCAGCAGCTGCAGGTGCTGCTCCTGCTGCACCGGCTGCCGGTAAATAA
- the rplB gene encoding 50S ribosomal protein L2 → MAIKSFNPYSPSRRSMTVSTFEEITTDKPHRPLVVKLNQHAGRNNTGKMTVRHQGGGHKRQYRIIDFKRNKDNVPAKVATIEYDPNRTANIALLNYADGEKRYILAPEGLKVGDTVVSGAQADIKVGNCLPLANIPLGTMVHNVEMKIGKGGQLGRSAGTSIQLMAKEGSYALLRMPSGELRQVHINCRATIGEIGNIEHENLTIGKAGRTRWLGIRPANRGVAMNPNDHPHGGGEGHSPVGRKRPVTPWGKSAFGTRTRKNKKASTKLIMKRRTK, encoded by the coding sequence ATGGCTATTAAAAGCTTTAATCCGTATTCTCCTTCCAGACGCAGCATGACTGTGTCCACCTTTGAAGAGATTACAACGGATAAGCCGCATCGCCCTTTGGTTGTTAAACTGAACCAGCATGCCGGCCGCAACAACACCGGTAAAATGACGGTTCGTCATCAGGGCGGCGGTCATAAGAGACAATATCGTATCATTGATTTCAAGCGTAACAAAGACAATGTACCGGCTAAGGTTGCTACGATCGAATACGATCCGAACCGTACCGCAAACATTGCTCTGCTGAACTATGCCGATGGTGAAAAGCGCTACATTCTGGCTCCTGAAGGCCTGAAAGTCGGCGACACCGTAGTCAGCGGTGCACAGGCTGATATCAAAGTTGGTAACTGCCTGCCCCTGGCTAACATTCCTCTTGGTACCATGGTACACAACGTGGAAATGAAGATCGGCAAGGGTGGTCAGCTGGGCCGCAGCGCTGGTACTTCCATTCAGCTGATGGCTAAGGAAGGCAGCTATGCACTGCTCCGTATGCCGTCCGGCGAACTGCGTCAGGTTCACATCAACTGCCGTGCTACCATCGGTGAAATCGGCAATATTGAACACGAAAACCTGACCATTGGTAAGGCTGGCCGTACTCGTTGGCTGGGTATTCGTCCTGCTAACCGCGGTGTTGCAATGAACCCGAACGACCATCCACATGGCGGTGGTGAAGGTCACTCCCCTGTTGGTCGTAAGCGTCCTGTTACTCCGTGGGGCAAGAGTGCTTTCGGTACTCGTACCCGCAAGAACAAGAAAGCTTCTACCAAGTTGATCATGAAGCGCAGAACGAAATAA
- the rplW gene encoding 50S ribosomal protein L23: MAANPRDIIIRPIVTEKTSDMMKDNKYTFVVAMGANKTEIRQAIEEIFNVKVETVNTVRVEGKVKRMGRYEGKRSDYKKAIVKLAEGNTIPLFEGM, translated from the coding sequence ATGGCTGCTAATCCTCGCGACATTATCATCAGACCTATCGTTACCGAAAAGACTTCTGATATGATGAAGGATAATAAATATACTTTTGTGGTAGCTATGGGTGCTAACAAAACTGAAATCCGTCAAGCCATTGAAGAAATCTTCAATGTAAAGGTTGAGACGGTTAACACGGTCCGTGTCGAAGGCAAAGTAAAACGCATGGGCAGATATGAAGGTAAGCGTTCCGATTACAAGAAAGCAATTGTAAAACTGGCTGAAGGTAATACAATTCCGCTCTTCGAAGGAATGTAA
- the rplD gene encoding 50S ribosomal protein L4, whose protein sequence is MPKVAVYDMTGKQTGEEIELMDYVFGVEFNGPVVHQAVVMQQANERQGTHATKTRGMVRGGGKKPWKQKGTGRARAGSVRSPLWVGGGTIFGPSPRSHAITMTRKARRLAIRCALSAKVAAGELVVVDGLKFDAPKTKDAVAMLKGFEAADKKALIITDGENENVERSSRNIDKVKALSNDCLNVFDILNAEKVLLAKDAVKKIEEVLA, encoded by the coding sequence ATGCCGAAAGTAGCAGTTTATGATATGACCGGTAAACAAACCGGTGAAGAAATAGAATTGATGGACTACGTCTTTGGTGTAGAATTCAACGGACCCGTTGTTCATCAGGCTGTTGTGATGCAGCAAGCAAATGAACGTCAGGGCACGCATGCGACGAAGACTCGCGGCATGGTCCGTGGCGGTGGTAAGAAACCTTGGAAACAAAAGGGTACTGGCCGTGCAAGAGCCGGTTCCGTCCGTTCTCCTCTGTGGGTCGGCGGCGGCACGATCTTTGGACCGTCCCCTCGTTCCCATGCAATTACGATGACCCGCAAGGCTCGCCGTCTGGCAATCCGCTGCGCTCTGTCCGCAAAGGTTGCTGCTGGTGAACTGGTTGTCGTAGATGGCCTGAAATTTGATGCTCCGAAGACCAAGGATGCAGTTGCTATGCTGAAGGGCTTTGAAGCTGCTGATAAGAAGGCTCTCATCATCACTGATGGTGAAAACGAAAACGTTGAAAGATCTTCCCGCAACATTGACAAGGTCAAGGCTCTCTCCAATGACTGCCTGAACGTTTTCGACATCCTGAATGCCGAAAAAGTACTGCTGGCTAAAGATGCCGTAAAAAAGATTGAGGAGGTGCTCGCATAA
- the rplC gene encoding 50S ribosomal protein L3, translated as MARGILGKKLGMTQIFEADGTLVPVTVVEAGPCVVLQNKTEEADGYNAIQLGFGDIKEKQVNKPMKGFFDKAGVAPVKFVRELRLAEPSEYKVGDKIAADIFAAGDLVDAIGVSRGKGFAGTIERHNFARGPMKHGSKSHREPGSNGPMHSGPGGRVIKGKKLPGRLGGTSATVQRLTIAKVDAERNLIMVKGSVPGAAGTFLLLRDTVRPDVKKAVNKK; from the coding sequence ATGGCTAGAGGAATCTTAGGTAAGAAATTAGGTATGACCCAGATTTTTGAAGCTGATGGTACGCTCGTTCCCGTAACTGTTGTAGAAGCCGGCCCCTGCGTCGTTCTGCAAAACAAGACGGAAGAAGCAGATGGTTACAATGCCATTCAGCTCGGATTTGGTGATATTAAAGAAAAGCAAGTAAACAAACCCATGAAGGGTTTCTTTGATAAAGCAGGTGTAGCTCCTGTTAAGTTTGTCAGAGAACTGCGTCTGGCTGAACCTTCCGAATACAAGGTTGGTGACAAGATTGCTGCTGACATTTTCGCAGCCGGCGATCTGGTTGATGCTATCGGCGTTTCCCGCGGTAAGGGCTTCGCTGGTACGATTGAACGCCACAACTTTGCACGTGGTCCTATGAAACACGGTTCCAAGTCTCATCGTGAACCGGGCTCCAATGGTCCTATGCATTCCGGTCCTGGCGGCCGTGTTATCAAGGGTAAGAAGTTACCTGGCCGTCTGGGTGGTACGAGTGCTACCGTTCAACGTCTGACGATTGCCAAAGTTGATGCAGAACGCAACCTCATCATGGTTAAGGGTTCTGTTCCTGGTGCCGCTGGTACCTTCCTGCTGCTGAGAGACACGGTTCGTCCCGATGTCAAAAAAGCAGTTAACAAGAAATAA
- the rpsJ gene encoding 30S ribosomal protein S10, which yields MAKTQKIRIRLKAYDYKALDLSASKIVETAKRTGAQVSGPIPLPTEKNIYTILRSPHVNKDSREQFEMRTHKRLVDILEPTPKTIDALTRLDLPAGVDIEIKA from the coding sequence ATGGCAAAGACTCAAAAAATCCGTATACGCCTCAAAGCGTATGACTACAAAGCACTTGACCTGAGTGCTTCCAAGATTGTGGAAACCGCAAAGCGCACGGGTGCACAGGTATCCGGCCCGATTCCACTTCCGACGGAAAAGAACATTTACACGATTCTGCGTTCCCCTCATGTTAACAAGGACTCCCGTGAACAGTTCGAAATGAGAACCCACAAGAGACTCGTTGACATCCTGGAACCTACACCTAAGACGATCGATGCACTGACTCGCTTGGATCTTCCTGCTGGTGTTGATATTGAGATCAAAGCGTAA
- the tuf gene encoding elongation factor Tu: MAKEKFERTKPHVNIGTIGHVDHGKTTLTAAITKVLSETPGCKATFEAYADIDKAPEERERGITINTAHVEYETPNRHYAHVDCPGHADYVKNMITGAAQMDGAILVVSAADGPMPQTREHILLARQVGVPAIVVFLNKSDQVDDPELIELVEMEVRDLLTQYDYPGDEVPIVVGSALKALEGDEEQKKNILKLMEEVDKYIPTPQHDLTKPFLMPVEDVFTITGRGTVATGRVERGSIKIGDPVEIVGLTTEKRQSVATGLEMFRKTLDVAEAGDNIGCLLRGIERNEVERGQVLSKPGSIHPHTKFKGQVYVLTKEEGGRHTPFFNGYRPQFYFRTTDVTGVAHLPEGTEMVMPGDNVLMSVELITPIAIEKGLRFAIREGGHTVGAGVVTEIDE, from the coding sequence ATGGCTAAAGAGAAATTTGAAAGAACGAAACCCCATGTTAACATTGGTACCATCGGTCACGTTGACCATGGCAAGACGACCCTGACGGCAGCTATCACCAAGGTACTGTCCGAGACTCCGGGCTGCAAAGCTACTTTCGAAGCTTATGCTGATATTGATAAGGCTCCGGAAGAAAGAGAACGTGGTATCACCATTAACACCGCCCACGTTGAATATGAAACTCCGAACAGACACTACGCTCACGTAGACTGCCCGGGCCACGCCGACTATGTTAAGAACATGATCACCGGCGCTGCTCAGATGGATGGTGCCATCCTGGTTGTTTCCGCTGCTGATGGTCCTATGCCTCAGACCCGTGAACACATCCTGCTGGCCCGTCAGGTTGGCGTACCTGCAATCGTAGTATTCCTGAACAAGTCCGACCAAGTCGACGATCCTGAACTGATCGAACTGGTTGAAATGGAAGTTCGTGACCTGCTGACCCAGTACGATTACCCCGGCGATGAAGTTCCTATCGTTGTAGGTTCCGCACTGAAGGCTCTGGAAGGCGACGAAGAACAAAAGAAGAACATCCTGAAGCTGATGGAAGAAGTCGACAAGTACATTCCGACTCCGCAGCACGATCTGACGAAACCGTTCCTGATGCCTGTCGAAGACGTATTCACGATTACCGGTCGTGGTACCGTAGCAACGGGCCGTGTTGAACGTGGTTCCATCAAGATTGGTGACCCTGTCGAAATCGTAGGTCTGACGACTGAAAAGAGACAGTCCGTAGCAACCGGTCTGGAAATGTTCCGCAAGACCCTGGATGTAGCAGAAGCCGGCGACAACATCGGCTGCCTGCTGCGTGGTATTGAAAGAAACGAAGTTGAACGTGGTCAGGTTCTGAGCAAACCAGGCAGCATTCATCCTCATACGAAATTCAAGGGTCAGGTTTACGTACTGACGAAAGAAGAAGGCGGCCGTCATACTCCGTTCTTCAACGGCTATCGTCCCCAGTTCTATTTCAGAACGACGGACGTAACGGGTGTAGCTCACCTGCCGGAAGGAACCGAAATGGTAATGCCTGGCGATAACGTTCTGATGAGCGTAGAACTGATCACCCCGATTGCTATTGAAAAGGGTCTGCGTTTCGCTATCCGCGAAGGCGGCCATACCGTTGGTGCCGGTGTTGTTACCGAAATCGACGAATAA
- the fusA gene encoding elongation factor G: MGREFPLDKIRNIGIMAHIDAGKTTTTERILFYTGKTHKIGEVHDGAATMDWMVQEQERGITITSAATTCHWKGHSINIIDTPGHVDFTVEVERSLRVLDGSVAVFSAKGGVEPQSETVWRQAEEYNVPRIAYINKMDTTGADFFNAVQMMKDRLGANAVPIQIPMGAEDTFVGLIDLVKMQAIIYGDELGKDEEFEPIPDEYVEAAQKWRQNLLEAVAEGDDNLMEKYLEGEDLTEDEINATIRKMTCECKLFPVTCGSSYKNKGVQPLLDAIIAYMPAPTDVPPIKGTNPETGEEEERPSSDDAPFAALAFKIATDPYVGRLAFFRVYSGTLTAGSYVYNSVKGKRERIGRILRMHSNHRKEIEEVFAGDIAAAVGLKDTTTGDTLCDEKNPIILESMVFPEPVISVAIEPKTKADQEKMGIALGKLAEEDPTFRVRTDAESSQTIISGMGELHLDIIVDRLRREFHVDCSVGAPQVAYRETIRKTVKSEGKFVRQSGGKGQYGHCWLELTPLEPGTGFKFENKIVGGAIPKEYIAPVEAGVKEAMENGVVAGYPMVDIGVTVYDGSYHEVDSSEMAFKIAGSMGFKNGAAKADPVLLEPYMKVEVTVPEEYMGDVIGDLNSRRGRIEGMEARSGAQVIRAFVPLAEMFGYATDLRSKTQGRGNYSMEVDHYEEVPKNIADAIIAKNKGE, encoded by the coding sequence GTGGGCAGAGAGTTTCCCTTAGATAAAATTAGAAATATCGGTATCATGGCTCATATCGATGCCGGTAAGACTACGACCACGGAACGTATCCTGTTCTACACCGGTAAAACCCATAAGATCGGCGAAGTTCATGACGGCGCCGCTACGATGGACTGGATGGTTCAGGAACAAGAACGTGGTATTACGATTACTTCTGCCGCTACGACCTGCCATTGGAAAGGCCATTCCATTAACATTATCGACACCCCGGGCCACGTTGACTTCACCGTTGAAGTAGAACGTTCCCTGCGTGTATTGGATGGCTCCGTGGCTGTATTCAGCGCCAAAGGCGGTGTTGAACCTCAGTCTGAAACGGTATGGCGTCAGGCAGAAGAATACAACGTTCCTCGTATCGCCTACATCAACAAGATGGATACGACGGGCGCTGACTTCTTTAACGCAGTACAGATGATGAAGGATCGTCTGGGTGCTAACGCAGTACCTATTCAAATCCCGATGGGCGCTGAAGACACTTTCGTCGGACTGATTGACCTCGTGAAGATGCAGGCTATTATATACGGCGATGAACTTGGTAAAGACGAAGAATTTGAACCGATTCCGGATGAATATGTGGAAGCTGCTCAGAAATGGCGTCAGAACCTGCTCGAAGCCGTTGCTGAAGGCGACGATAACCTGATGGAAAAGTACCTCGAAGGCGAAGATCTGACGGAAGATGAAATCAACGCCACCATCCGTAAGATGACATGCGAATGCAAACTCTTCCCTGTAACCTGCGGTTCTTCTTACAAGAACAAAGGTGTTCAGCCTCTGCTGGATGCCATTATCGCTTATATGCCGGCTCCTACCGATGTTCCCCCGATCAAAGGTACCAACCCTGAGACCGGTGAGGAAGAAGAAAGACCTTCCAGCGACGATGCTCCGTTCGCTGCCCTGGCTTTCAAGATTGCTACCGACCCGTATGTTGGCCGTCTGGCATTCTTCAGAGTATATTCCGGTACGCTGACCGCCGGTTCCTACGTTTACAACTCCGTAAAAGGCAAGAGAGAACGTATCGGCCGTATCCTGCGTATGCATTCCAACCATAGAAAAGAAATCGAAGAAGTATTCGCCGGCGATATCGCTGCTGCCGTTGGCCTGAAGGATACCACCACCGGTGATACCCTCTGCGATGAAAAGAATCCGATCATCCTTGAATCCATGGTCTTCCCTGAACCGGTTATTTCCGTTGCTATCGAACCGAAGACCAAGGCCGACCAGGAAAAGATGGGCATTGCCCTTGGCAAGCTCGCTGAAGAAGACCCGACCTTCCGTGTCCGCACGGATGCTGAATCTTCCCAGACCATCATTTCCGGTATGGGCGAACTTCACCTGGATATCATTGTTGACCGTCTGAGAAGAGAATTCCACGTTGACTGCTCTGTGGGCGCTCCTCAGGTTGCTTATCGTGAAACCATCCGCAAGACTGTTAAGAGCGAAGGCAAATTCGTTCGTCAGTCCGGTGGTAAAGGTCAGTATGGTCACTGCTGGCTGGAACTCACTCCGCTCGAACCAGGTACTGGCTTCAAGTTCGAGAACAAGATTGTCGGCGGTGCTATTCCTAAGGAATACATTGCTCCGGTTGAAGCCGGTGTTAAGGAAGCCATGGAAAATGGTGTCGTAGCCGGCTATCCGATGGTTGATATCGGTGTTACGGTTTATGATGGTTCCTACCACGAAGTCGACTCCTCTGAAATGGCATTTAAGATTGCTGGTTCCATGGGCTTCAAGAACGGTGCTGCCAAGGCTGACCCTGTACTGCTCGAACCGTATATGAAAGTTGAAGTTACAGTTCCTGAAGAATACATGGGCGATGTCATCGGCGACCTGAACTCTCGCCGCGGACGCATCGAAGGCATGGAAGCCAGAAGCGGTGCTCAGGTAATCAGAGCTTTCGTTCCGCTGGCTGAAATGTTCGGTTATGCAACGGACCTGCGTTCCAAGACCCAGGGCCGCGGCAACTACTCAATGGAAGTTGACCACTACGAAGAAGTCCCCAAGAACATTGCTGATGCAATCATCGCAAAGAACAAGGGAGAATAA
- the rpsG gene encoding 30S ribosomal protein S7, whose amino-acid sequence MPRKGPVTKRDVLPDPVYGSKLLTRFINKIMLDGKKGVAERIVYDAFDLIHSKTGKDPMEVFDAAMKNVMPVLEVKARRVGGANYQVPVEVRADRKTTLGIRWLVNYSRLRGEKTMCERVAGELMDAANNTGAAVKKREDTHKMAEANRAFAHYRW is encoded by the coding sequence ATGCCAAGAAAAGGTCCTGTAACTAAAAGAGACGTATTACCGGATCCAGTATATGGTTCCAAACTGTTAACCAGATTCATCAACAAGATCATGCTCGACGGCAAGAAGGGCGTTGCAGAACGCATTGTCTACGATGCATTCGATCTGATCCATTCCAAGACCGGCAAGGATCCGATGGAAGTTTTCGATGCTGCCATGAAGAACGTTATGCCGGTTCTCGAAGTTAAAGCCCGCCGCGTCGGTGGTGCTAACTACCAGGTTCCTGTGGAAGTCAGAGCTGACCGCAAAACCACTCTGGGTATCCGCTGGCTGGTCAACTATTCCCGCCTGCGTGGTGAAAAGACCATGTGCGAACGTGTTGCCGGTGAACTGATGGACGCCGCCAACAACACGGGCGCTGCCGTCAAGAAGCGTGAAGATACGCATAAGATGGCTGAAGCAAACAGAGCATTTGCTCATTATCGTTGGTAA